DNA from Calditrichota bacterium:
TCGCTCGACGAACATTACCTCGAAGCGACCACCCAAATTGCGGTTAAAGGGTTCGCCGCAACGATCGCAGAGGAACGATCCATCTCCCTGCGAAGCGACCGCGACTGCGACCTTGCCAAAGCGCTTATCAGCTTCGAGGGAGACAGTAATGATGTTCGGGAAAACATCGGAATCGAGCCCGACGGCGGACGCTTCGACACGCTCGACCCAGCGGTTCACTCCGGCAGCGAGCGCGGCGATGCGGATCATCATAACCGCAAAATATAAGGTGGGAGATAACCTTTAGTCAACCGCCCGGCGTGAGGATGAGAAGCCGGACGCAAAAGAGCGGAATAGTGCAATCGTGCAGTGGTAAGAAGGGGAGGGAACCGGTCTGCCTGGAGGGCGGAAATCAAGCCGTCTGT
Protein-coding regions in this window:
- a CDS encoding DUF177 domain-containing protein codes for the protein MMIRIAALAAGVNRWVERVEASAVGLDSDVFPNIITVSLEADKRFGKVAVAVASQGDGSFLCDRCGEPFNRNLGGRFEVMFVERNEPLPDEMPGDDLRTYRPGDESLDVSTEVRDALVLAIPMKLLCRDDCRGLCPRCGANLNLEPCRCPVRGSNDE